Proteins encoded within one genomic window of Lysinibacillus louembei:
- a CDS encoding ABC transporter substrate-binding protein — protein MKKKTLLGIGLATMLLLAACGNSSDKKTEEKASEAHYPLTIENFAKAEGGSEWTKKEQVFDKAPERIMANTRPAAELLLHLGLGDKIVGVGADFGAPDPTVAEDYAKLPILSSEYVGKEVTLGTNPDLVYGRGGLFDNADWGVGTVDSLNEMGVKTYVLESSVTGGTYDSVYKDIENLGHIFSVQDKAQSFIDELKAKEEAIARGLESITENKTFAYLHTNDPKDLYVWSAHGESFFHDAFNMVKLDNVFKDVTGDVSLETLISTDPDVLILPNFDGSDLSHVRDAIYENPKLSSMKAIKNKEIYIVDYNYLFGYGYNTIDGMEILAKEMYPELFK, from the coding sequence ATGAAAAAGAAAACATTACTTGGTATCGGTTTAGCGACAATGCTATTGCTAGCAGCTTGCGGCAATTCATCAGATAAGAAAACAGAGGAAAAAGCAAGTGAAGCACATTATCCTCTAACAATCGAAAACTTCGCAAAGGCTGAAGGTGGAAGTGAGTGGACAAAGAAGGAGCAAGTATTTGATAAAGCACCAGAACGTATTATGGCGAATACACGCCCTGCTGCGGAGCTATTGCTACATTTAGGACTTGGCGATAAAATCGTTGGGGTTGGCGCAGATTTCGGAGCACCAGATCCTACAGTTGCTGAAGACTATGCAAAACTGCCAATTTTAAGCTCTGAATATGTTGGTAAAGAGGTAACCCTTGGTACAAACCCTGATTTAGTATATGGTCGAGGTGGACTGTTTGACAATGCCGATTGGGGCGTTGGTACAGTTGACTCATTAAATGAAATGGGCGTGAAAACATATGTATTAGAATCGTCTGTCACAGGTGGTACATACGACTCTGTTTATAAGGACATTGAAAATCTTGGCCATATTTTCAGCGTACAAGATAAAGCACAAAGTTTTATTGATGAATTAAAAGCAAAAGAAGAGGCCATTGCAAGAGGTTTAGAGAGCATTACAGAAAATAAAACATTTGCCTACTTGCATACAAATGACCCTAAGGACTTATATGTTTGGTCAGCACATGGGGAATCATTTTTCCATGACGCTTTTAATATGGTAAAGCTAGATAATGTATTTAAAGATGTAACTGGTGACGTAAGTCTTGAAACGCTCATTTCTACAGACCCAGATGTATTAATTTTACCGAACTTTGATGGCTCAGACTTATCCCATGTACGCGATGCAATTTATGAAAACCCTAAGCTATCAAGTATGAAAGCAATTAAAAACAAGGAAATTTATATCGTTGATTATAACTATTTATTCGGCTATGGCTACAACACAATCGACGGGATGGAAATATTAGCGAAAGAAATGTACCCTGAATTATTTAAATAA
- a CDS encoding ABC transporter ATP-binding protein: MELTAQNIAVTFGKKDIVKNVSVIVKKKQFVGLIGPNGCGKSTLLKSIYKSLMPKQGSVFLDDLNVLKSPEKKVSQQLGVVGQFNEMHFDLSVHQMVMLGRTPHKKMLESDTGKDYEIVEEALARTNLQSYKERSFLSLSGGEKQRVILARTIAQQPKFMILDEPTNHLDIRYQIEILSCVKELNIGVLAALHDLEMAAHYCDYIYAVKDGEIYAHGTPTEVLTPATIEALYQIKCQTYINPVTNGLGFAYGLGGSL, from the coding sequence ATGGAACTAACAGCACAAAACATTGCCGTTACATTTGGAAAAAAGGACATTGTCAAAAACGTCTCTGTCATCGTGAAAAAGAAGCAATTTGTCGGCTTAATTGGTCCAAATGGCTGCGGGAAGTCTACCTTGCTAAAAAGCATTTATAAAAGCTTGATGCCAAAGCAAGGATCTGTTTTTTTAGATGATTTAAATGTGTTGAAATCACCTGAAAAAAAGGTTTCACAGCAGCTGGGTGTCGTTGGACAATTTAATGAAATGCACTTCGATTTATCTGTCCACCAAATGGTTATGTTAGGTAGAACACCACATAAAAAAATGCTCGAATCGGATACGGGGAAAGATTATGAAATTGTAGAAGAGGCATTGGCACGTACAAATTTGCAATCCTATAAAGAGCGCAGCTTCCTGTCCTTATCAGGTGGTGAAAAGCAGCGTGTCATTTTAGCACGAACAATTGCCCAACAGCCTAAATTTATGATTTTAGACGAACCGACGAATCACCTAGATATTCGTTATCAAATCGAAATACTATCCTGTGTAAAGGAATTAAATATCGGCGTGCTTGCTGCCCTTCACGATTTAGAAATGGCTGCACATTACTGCGATTACATATATGCAGTCAAAGATGGTGAAATCTATGCACATGGTACACCAACTGAAGTATTAACACCAGCTACAATTGAAGCTTTATATCAAATAAAATGCCAAACGTACATCAATCCTGTGACAAACGGATTAGGATTTGCTTATGGTTTAGGAGGATCATTATGA
- a CDS encoding FecCD family ABC transporter permease: MLSAVYSVSIGQVSIPFRQSMDILLHTITNGKLGSLEHIENESYLNIILQVRMPRIIFALLIGIGLALCGVVMQAVVQNPLADPYILGISSGASLGATFAILVGFGSNALLAQFGVAFGAFTGAMLTSMAVLLLSSIGGKATSVKLVLSGVVIGALCGSFSSLIIFFANNAEGIKTVTFWSMGSLASASWEKTPILIIVVVLGAIFFLFQHRILNTMLLGDESAITLGINLSIFRKLYMVLTALVTGTMVAYAGMIGFVGLIIPHIARGIFGADHKRLMLGTLLLGGLFMIWADILSRTLIANVELPIGIITSVIGSPLFIYMIIKKGYNFGG; this comes from the coding sequence ATGCTATCCGCTGTGTATTCTGTATCTATCGGGCAAGTGAGTATCCCATTTAGGCAATCGATGGACATACTTTTGCATACCATCACTAACGGCAAGCTCGGCTCACTTGAGCATATAGAAAATGAATCCTATTTAAATATCATTTTGCAAGTGAGAATGCCACGTATTATTTTTGCTTTACTTATCGGTATTGGTCTTGCCTTATGTGGCGTTGTTATGCAAGCAGTTGTGCAAAATCCACTTGCTGACCCATACATACTTGGAATTTCTTCAGGCGCTTCTTTAGGAGCTACCTTTGCGATACTTGTTGGATTTGGTAGCAATGCACTACTCGCTCAATTTGGTGTAGCATTTGGTGCATTTACAGGGGCTATGCTGACCTCGATGGCTGTTTTGCTATTATCAAGCATTGGTGGCAAAGCAACATCTGTCAAACTGGTCTTATCAGGGGTAGTGATCGGCGCTCTTTGTGGCTCCTTCTCTAGCTTGATTATCTTTTTTGCCAATAATGCAGAAGGAATTAAAACTGTTACCTTTTGGTCTATGGGCAGCTTAGCTTCTGCTAGCTGGGAGAAAACGCCGATTTTAATTATCGTCGTTGTGCTTGGCGCAATTTTCTTCCTGTTCCAACATCGCATTTTAAATACGATGCTGCTAGGCGATGAATCAGCAATTACGCTAGGCATTAATTTAAGTATTTTCCGCAAGCTGTATATGGTGCTAACAGCGCTTGTTACAGGAACAATGGTTGCTTATGCAGGAATGATTGGCTTTGTCGGTTTAATTATTCCACATATCGCACGTGGTATTTTCGGTGCTGACCATAAGCGACTCATGCTTGGCACATTGCTATTAGGTGGTCTGTTTATGATTTGGGCAGACATCCTATCAAGAACGCTTATTGCCAATGTAGAATTGCCAATCGGTATTATTACATCTGTTATTGGTTCGCCACTGTTCATTTATATGATTATTAAAAAAGGCTACAACTTTGGAGGGTAA
- a CDS encoding antibiotic biosynthesis monooxygenase family protein: MFVQMKYFIVKVGHSYKVIDCFVRKYGEGPSIMEQQQGFLNKELYVKKVDTNSEEVVVLIYWESEAHWKNYDNCISSNEQLQFAQLDYILECCYTNFQVKGEV, encoded by the coding sequence ATGTTTGTTCAAATGAAATACTTTATTGTCAAGGTAGGTCATTCATATAAAGTAATCGATTGCTTTGTGCGCAAGTATGGCGAAGGACCATCGATTATGGAACAACAGCAAGGTTTTTTAAATAAAGAATTGTATGTGAAAAAAGTGGATACAAATAGTGAAGAGGTTGTTGTACTAATTTATTGGGAATCTGAGGCACATTGGAAAAATTATGATAATTGTATCTCATCAAATGAACAACTACAATTTGCACAATTGGACTATATTCTTGAATGTTGTTATACAAACTTTCAAGTTAAAGGAGAAGTATAG
- a CDS encoding phosphatase PAP2 family protein, with translation MKKWIYSLAVITLGLFIMLRFSYETPTFMSFDENLAKLLGGNELIIFFHYIGEPIFVVIVALILVFWQWRKGNYRAIVFVLLTIAAGNVLNQLLKKWIERPRPDIADQLLSFSFPSGHSMTGALYLLTIAYLLSEGLGRSKKALLVWLVAIILICFIGLSRIAESRHFATDVLAGWSVGYTWFVVCMMWYERGKKRAVEKIG, from the coding sequence ATGAAAAAATGGATTTATAGCTTGGCTGTTATTACATTAGGTTTATTTATAATGCTACGTTTCAGCTATGAAACGCCGACATTCATGTCTTTTGATGAAAATTTAGCAAAATTACTTGGTGGTAATGAACTCATTATTTTTTTCCATTATATCGGTGAGCCTATTTTCGTTGTAATCGTAGCGCTAATCCTTGTTTTTTGGCAATGGAGAAAGGGGAATTATCGTGCGATTGTCTTTGTATTATTGACGATTGCAGCAGGCAATGTACTTAATCAATTATTAAAAAAATGGATTGAGCGTCCCCGCCCAGATATTGCAGATCAATTATTATCTTTTAGTTTTCCATCAGGGCATTCAATGACAGGGGCATTGTATTTATTAACAATCGCTTATTTGTTATCAGAGGGGCTAGGACGTAGCAAAAAAGCATTGCTTGTTTGGCTTGTTGCTATCATTTTAATATGCTTTATCGGCTTATCGCGCATTGCGGAAAGTCGCCATTTTGCTACAGATGTCTTGGCAGGATGGAGCGTTGGCTATACTTGGTTTGTTGTATGTATGATGTGGTATGAGCGTGGTAAGAAGAGAGCTGTTGAGAAAATAGGTTAA
- the zupT gene encoding zinc transporter ZupT, which translates to MDDNVLLALGLTLFAGLATGVGSLIAFFTSRTNTKFLSGALGFSAGVMIYVSLVEIFVKAKDSLTHALGETNGYWMTLAGFFGGMIFIALIDKFIPNKNNPHEVRTVEDVNAVEGKPLADADKLMKMGTFTALAIAIHNFPEGIATFMSALQDPNLGIAIAIAVAIHNIPEGIAVAVPIFFATGIRMKAFRLSLLSGLAEPVGAFVAYLILMPFLNDVMFGVVFAGVAGIMVFISLDELLPAAKKYDETHISIYGLVAGMAVMAISLVMLA; encoded by the coding sequence ATGGATGATAATGTATTATTAGCACTCGGTTTAACACTTTTTGCAGGTTTGGCAACGGGTGTAGGTAGTTTAATAGCATTCTTTACCTCAAGAACCAATACAAAATTTTTATCTGGTGCACTTGGTTTTTCAGCAGGTGTTATGATTTATGTATCGCTTGTTGAAATTTTTGTAAAGGCAAAAGATTCATTAACGCATGCGCTCGGTGAAACGAACGGTTATTGGATGACGCTTGCAGGCTTTTTCGGAGGAATGATTTTTATCGCATTAATTGATAAATTTATTCCGAATAAAAATAATCCACATGAAGTGCGTACTGTTGAAGATGTAAATGCAGTGGAAGGAAAGCCATTAGCGGATGCAGATAAACTCATGAAAATGGGGACATTTACAGCATTAGCAATAGCGATTCATAACTTTCCAGAAGGTATCGCCACATTTATGTCTGCATTGCAAGATCCGAATTTAGGGATTGCGATTGCCATAGCAGTTGCAATTCATAATATTCCAGAAGGAATTGCTGTTGCTGTACCAATTTTCTTCGCAACAGGTATTCGTATGAAAGCTTTTCGCTTATCGCTGCTATCTGGTTTAGCAGAGCCTGTTGGGGCATTTGTTGCTTATTTAATTTTAATGCCATTTTTAAATGATGTAATGTTCGGTGTCGTATTTGCCGGTGTAGCAGGTATTATGGTATTTATTTCACTAGATGAGCTATTGCCAGCAGCAAAAAAATATGATGAAACACATATATCTATTTATGGTTTAGTGGCCGGTATGGCTGTGATGGCGATTAGCTTAGTAATGTTAGCATGA